Genomic window (Vigna radiata var. radiata cultivar VC1973A chromosome 1, Vradiata_ver6, whole genome shotgun sequence):
TCTCGGTGGGGTTCCCAGTGGACTCGTTGACCGAGGAAGAGATCGAAGCGAACGTGGTTTCCACCGTCGGTGGCTCCGAGCAATCGAACTACATCGTCGTCCGAAACCACATATTGGCGCGGTGGCGGTCCAACGTTTCTGTCTGGTTAACCCACGACCGGGCCCTCCGGTCAATCCGGTCGGAGCACAAGGGTTTGGTTGAAACCGCGTACCGGTTCCTCCTGGAGCACGGTTACATTAACTTCGGCCTCGCGCAAGAGATAAAAACCCTAAAGCTGAAACCTTTCGATGGGTCTGATCGAGGAACGGTGATTGTGATCGGTGCTGGGTTCGCGGGTTTGGTTGCAGCTAGACAATTAGTGTTTATGGGGTTTAAAGTCGTGATTTTGGAGGGTAGGACCCGACCCGGCGGGAGGGTCAAGACAAAGAAGATGAGTGGTGATGGTGTTGAGGCTGCAGCAGATTTCGGTGGGAGTGTCCTCACTGGTATAAATGGGAACCCTCTTGGGGTACTTGCTAGGCAATTGGGTTTGCCATTGCATAAGGTTAGGGATATTTGTCCTCTGTATTTGCCTGATGGTAGGAGTGTTGACCCTGAAGTTGACTCTAGGGTTGAGGTTTCGTTTAACAAGTTGTTGGAGAGGGTTTGTAAGCTCAGACAGGCGATGATTGAGGAGGTGAAGTCGGTGGATGTGCCATTGGGGACGGCATTGGAGGCTTTCAGAAGGGTTTACAAGGTCGCTGAGGATAAGGAGGAGAGGATGCTGTTGAATTGGCACCTTGCAAATTTGGAGTACGCGAATGCAACTCTCATGTCCAACTTGTCGATGGCGTATTGGGATCAGGATGATCCCTATGAGATGGGGGGTGATCATTGCTTCATTCCAGGGGGGAATGAGACATTTGTTCGCGCATTGGCAGAGGATCTGCCGATTTTCTATGGGAGGACTGTGGAGTGTGTGAAGTATGGGAGTGATGGAGTGGCGGTTTCTGCTGGTGGGATGGAGTTCAGAGGGGATATGGTGCTTTGTACAGTGCCATTGGGGGTGCTTAAGAAGGGGAATATTGAGTTTGTGCCTGAACTTCCTCAGAGGAAGAAGGATGCTATTCGTAGGTTGGGGTTTGGGTTGTTGAACAAGGTTGCAATTTTGTTTCCATATAATTTCTGGGGCGGGGACATTGATACTTTTGGTCATTTGACTGAGGATTTGAGTATGAGGGGTGAGTTTTTTTTGTTCTATAGCTACTCCTCGGTGTCTGGGGGTCCGCTTCTGGTGGCTCTTGTTGCTGGGGAGGCTGCAATTAGGTTTGAGATGATGTCACCGGTGGAGTCTGTGAAAAGGGTGTTGGACATTCTGAAGGATATTTTTAATCCAAAGGGGATTGTTGTTCCGGAACCTGTTCAGGCGGTGTGTACTCGGTGGGGGAAGGATCACTTTGCTTACGGATCTTACTCTTATGTTGCTGTTGGGTCTTCAGGGGATGACTATGA
Coding sequences:
- the LOC106760635 gene encoding lysine-specific histone demethylase 1 homolog 1, with product MTEPPPPPPPNPPVPPPSQTLSPENDVAMSPQNSSEDPDSSLPTQMTPEPAVPESPDSTTTRQDPVPPPRKRRRRKKFFTELNAPSSTRRSDVAKDCDVEALIAISVGFPVDSLTEEEIEANVVSTVGGSEQSNYIVVRNHILARWRSNVSVWLTHDRALRSIRSEHKGLVETAYRFLLEHGYINFGLAQEIKTLKLKPFDGSDRGTVIVIGAGFAGLVAARQLVFMGFKVVILEGRTRPGGRVKTKKMSGDGVEAAADFGGSVLTGINGNPLGVLARQLGLPLHKVRDICPLYLPDGRSVDPEVDSRVEVSFNKLLERVCKLRQAMIEEVKSVDVPLGTALEAFRRVYKVAEDKEERMLLNWHLANLEYANATLMSNLSMAYWDQDDPYEMGGDHCFIPGGNETFVRALAEDLPIFYGRTVECVKYGSDGVAVSAGGMEFRGDMVLCTVPLGVLKKGNIEFVPELPQRKKDAIRRLGFGLLNKVAILFPYNFWGGDIDTFGHLTEDLSMRGEFFLFYSYSSVSGGPLLVALVAGEAAIRFEMMSPVESVKRVLDILKDIFNPKGIVVPEPVQAVCTRWGKDHFAYGSYSYVAVGSSGDDYDILAESVGNGRVFFAGEATSKQYPATMHGAFLSGMREAANILRVAKRRSSIPDTSKSNIQEDDDLHKLFLKPDMAFGSFSALYDPKLKDLDSSSLLRVKIGGAGNLYLYALLSKKRIIELSQVEGDENRMRILNRNFGVSLVGRKGLSGAAESLIGSIKLSRHNFDAVEN